aattattgatgaaaattcctttgtttgcgattttaaaacattaaatagtCTATAGTAGAAGTATAAAAATGGGACAAACGAATTAGATTCATACaagagaaaataaaagttaaggCAACACAACTccaatgttaaataaaaactaaaatcaCATCAAAAAGCACCATTTCATCTGGATTTCATTTGGGGAGTAAACTACTCAAGGGATAACTCGTTAAAATTCGAGTTCATTGTATTTAAGTAAACGAAATATTAGCTACATGTAGTTCATATAATTCCATCTTCATGTCAAGGCaagatcacaaaaaattaaacttgtaGCACACGTGATTGGGTTTCAAATTGGTCCCTTTTAAAAGGAATTACGCATACAACGCTAGATGTCACTGTATGTTAAATATCGAAAGAGAGGCTAACAGGAAGTGGAGCTGTCCTGTGTGGATTTCGTGGACTGAGATCGACTTTCACTCCCATGTGAAGGGGATTCTGTCAATTGCACTTGATCATAATGGTGACTACCGGTACCGCTCTTCTCCGAGGGTGCTCGAATGGACTGCCGGAAGTCCTCTATTCTGTCATAACCCTCTTCCTCTCCGCCTCCGCCATGTTCGGGAAGCGTCGTTTGACTACAGACACTAGTTGATCGTTGGACATATGGCATGTTCTGTCTGCGATCAAGAGAAAACTGACCAGGTCGGTCCTGGGTAAAACTCACTGGACTGTGACGAAACCCGGACACCTGGCACGACCCAATCGTGTTATTTCGATCCGGATATCGCACCATTCCAGTCGGAGACTCCAACGATCTTTGATCGGAAATAATATATTTCTCCCTCAGTGGAATGAGATGAGCAGGGGGCACCGTTGGGTGTTGTGACTGCACCGCTTGGTGATGGGGACTCGGTCCCTGAACTAAAAAATGATGACCGGGCATATACGGAATAAATCCGTGAATACTCGGATGATAAGTTTCCATGCCACTCGGATGCATGGGGATCATGTTTTGACTAGGTGCATTTGTCCCTCTTTGAGACGGCTCCAGAATGAAATAGTTCTCCCCCAGCGGAGGAACACGGTTGTTTGAAGGGTTATTATTCGGCTCTGAAAACGACCCGTTCATCTGTTTTTGTCCCGGAAGTCCGTTAGGAGATGAGAGGAATGGTTGTGCTTCGTATGCAGTTTCCCTGGGATGAATTTCTTCATAATGGCGCCCATCATCCACGAATGCTTCCTGTGggaaagaaaaaatcttttaaaaaacttcaatattttaaaaaatagggcCCATTACAATTACTTCATGCTGAAGAACCctggttttcatttatttactaaaAATGTTCacttaaaaagattaaaaagttTCTGCATTGAACTAATAGCTATCAGAAAggctttttttaaagataaaaaactaGATTGAAATGTGATCGAAAGAATCTCTCATGTTTTGTGATGGTATataagttttctttttattcaacTCCTAAAAACACATAATAAATCATGAATGATTCTTGCAAGTAATACATgatcattgtatttttttttttgtaaaacatagTTCATTGACTGAAAGAATTTAACACCCTGAAACTCTATCAATTTACAGGAGCCTTGACGTCGAGAACTTTATTATCAGTGATAAACGAATTAACCGGATACTTACATCTCTCTGATATGTattcttggttttcttttcgTTGTCCAACATCCGGCGTCTGAAAGAATTAAGCAATGACAAGTCTTAGATTTATCTATCAAAGGCTTTCTGTTGAGTGCATGGGTTAAAGTCAAACACGGCAAATCAAAAAGCACTCAAACgtgaaaataaacaatacagttctagtatacatgtatataaaacaagtacatgtcTACTTAGCAAATTAGCAATGAATTGAGTAATACACAATTATATCAATGGTAAAAGATTAAAACTTCATATACATGTCATATATTTAAAGTGTAATGAAAGATAGTAacaatttatttatctaataattttataaacgtgatataaaaaaaaaccctcaatcTTGTTTAGAAATGCTCGGAGTTAGGAATTATTGCAGCACATGAATGACATGAGTACTCGAATCTTTGACAAGCCGTGAAAGaattttttagagaaaattttcgGTTAACTTGGGTAATGTTCCTAggttctttaaattttcagtcaAAATGTCAATTCACCTAAGCGTTTGCTACAATGTATCCAAACAACAGGGGGTTGATCTTTTATATTTGACATTAGACATTACCGAGATCATAATCTTTACGTAATTCCAAGTGTTTCGATGACCAGATGCAAGCACTGGGTACATAAATTTTGGCTACCGGtgttttatcaatgtttttctCAAGTTGACAGAACTACTTAAGGGGTAGGGCGGGGTAATTAGCTGACTCACGATCCCCCCTTAATTGTTTTCCCGATAATTCGTTCCACTTGTTGAGTTTGCATGAAGAGAAATCGAGGCGATTTGTTGCGGAGAGATTAAAAACTTCCAAACAGTTTGTGAGCTAATGATATTAAATGTCTCTCACTTTAAACATCGCCGATGAACACgagatgaaaatgtgacatgTAGTCTGAAAGGTCTGGTAAGTTGAATAAATGGCAGAGccatgccattcagtcaactatAAGCTCAGTAACTTTTCCGTTcccggataaaaaaaaattattctgagAAAATTGCATCttgataaacatttaaaatcaaacaactgAAATACTCAATGTTActtatcaaaaacaaaaccttgtatattttaatatgaaatatgacttt
This genomic window from Crassostrea angulata isolate pt1a10 chromosome 8, ASM2561291v2, whole genome shotgun sequence contains:
- the LOC128159335 gene encoding uncharacterized protein LOC128159335 isoform X1, with the translated sequence MPVPNCPRDPSGKNITCPHQQSNIYCSSIHQGIVQDCTNSDIAGGWVSCMDIDQSCGINDYWINKDIVYVKDGCGGRIHLCYTRDAPATEIKDRTMECRHWNSSYKVCKVQDAQKVQTIEKIAQFPITSGSQCSRGIDFGIIEDSIWINNGCNGIYKVGYYTDKPASVNPPTPAPSSTTPTIAKTTKFPGGNIQKNVTTTTPKSIWDFTPTPKVGTTTPTDPITQAPTGNIWSDGLMGITVGILCGVFLMFLLTCLAILWFVRRYRVERRMLDNEKKTKNTYQRDEAFVDDGRHYEEIHPRETAYEAQPFLSSPNGLPGQKQMNGSFSEPNNNPSNNRVPPLGENYFILEPSQRGTNAPSQNMIPMHPSGMETYHPSIHGFIPYMPGHHFLVQGPSPHHQAVQSQHPTVPPAHLIPLREKYIISDQRSLESPTGMVRYPDRNNTIGSCQVSGFRHSPVSFTQDRPGQFSLDRRQNMPYVQRSTSVCSQTTLPEHGGGGEEEGYDRIEDFRQSIRAPSEKSGTGSHHYDQVQLTESPSHGSESRSQSTKSTQDSSTSC
- the LOC128159335 gene encoding uncharacterized protein LOC128159335 isoform X2; amino-acid sequence: MPVPNCPRDPSGKNITCPHQQSNIYCSSIHQGIVQDCTNSDIAGGWVSCMDIDQSCGINDYWINKDIVYVKDGCGGRIHLCYTRDAPATEIKDRTMECRHWNSSYKVCKVQDAQKVQTIEKIAQFPITSGSQCSRGIDFGIIEDSIWINNGCNGIYKVGYYTDKPASVNPPTPAPSSTTPTIAKTTKFPGGNIQKNVTTTTPKSIWDFTPTPKVGTTTPTDPITQAPTGNIWSDGLMGITVGILCGVFLMFLLTCLAILWFVRRRRMLDNEKKTKNTYQRDEAFVDDGRHYEEIHPRETAYEAQPFLSSPNGLPGQKQMNGSFSEPNNNPSNNRVPPLGENYFILEPSQRGTNAPSQNMIPMHPSGMETYHPSIHGFIPYMPGHHFLVQGPSPHHQAVQSQHPTVPPAHLIPLREKYIISDQRSLESPTGMVRYPDRNNTIGSCQVSGFRHSPVSFTQDRPGQFSLDRRQNMPYVQRSTSVCSQTTLPEHGGGGEEEGYDRIEDFRQSIRAPSEKSGTGSHHYDQVQLTESPSHGSESRSQSTKSTQDSSTSC
- the LOC128159335 gene encoding uncharacterized protein LOC128159335 isoform X3 — its product is MKTCGKNITCPHQQSNIYCSSIHQGIVQDCTNSDIAGGWVSCMDIDQSCGINDYWINKDIVYVKDGCGGRIHLCYTRDAPATEIKDRTMECRHWNSSYKVCKVQDAQKVQTIEKIAQFPITSGSQCSRGIDFGIIEDSIWINNGCNGIYKVGYYTDKPASVNPPTPAPSSTTPTIAKTTKFPGGNIQKNVTTTTPKSIWDFTPTPKVGTTTPTDPITQAPTGNIWSDGLMGITVGILCGVFLMFLLTCLAILWFVRRYRVERRMLDNEKKTKNTYQRDEAFVDDGRHYEEIHPRETAYEAQPFLSSPNGLPGQKQMNGSFSEPNNNPSNNRVPPLGENYFILEPSQRGTNAPSQNMIPMHPSGMETYHPSIHGFIPYMPGHHFLVQGPSPHHQAVQSQHPTVPPAHLIPLREKYIISDQRSLESPTGMVRYPDRNNTIGSCQVSGFRHSPVSFTQDRPGQFSLDRRQNMPYVQRSTSVCSQTTLPEHGGGGEEEGYDRIEDFRQSIRAPSEKSGTGSHHYDQVQLTESPSHGSESRSQSTKSTQDSSTSC